Within the Onychostoma macrolepis isolate SWU-2019 chromosome 14, ASM1243209v1, whole genome shotgun sequence genome, the region ACTGCCAAAACAAAGTAGTATATATATTAAGTTGTGtagtactgttcaaaagtttgtcaaatttcatttattccagtgatggcaaagctgaattttcagcagctattactcctCCAGTGTATTTGTAGTGACAATGcaagtatttactgtcacttttgatcaatttgatgcTTCCTTGTTTAAAAGAATGAATTTCCTTAAATAATGCCAATGTGGAACCAATAGGctgtctttttcttttcagcCAAAAACAGTGTTGCAAGAGGGTTCACATTACACCAAACTAAGATAGTAACTAAGCCAGCTgcataagtaaaaaaaattaaataaatgataatcaGTGATCAACTCCCAATAACTGCCAAAGGAAACAAGACTCTGTACAGTAAAGTACCTCAATATAACTTGATAAGCAGAGAGAAATATGATGCTGTCATTGCATTTACTACCATTCCAAATAAGACCTCGCATTCTTTGTTTCACTACACACTGCAATTTGGAAAATGTTTCTGAATGCAGAAAACAAGCAGTCTTTGAAGGACagtttacaaataaactcttTTATTGGTCTATGCAATTGCTGCATTCAAATGAAGGTGAGCATTTCAGATCACAACATCCCAAAGGAAAGTAAAGATACACcctcaaaaataacaaaatacatgTACTGATATTGATATAGTTTAGAGATAttaaatcaaaagaaaacagtattcaaaaaacagataaaattgCTGTAAAGGAAAAGAATAAGTTAAAGATGAAAAACAGCAATCAACATTTTGGAGTTACATACCGTATAttgaatattttcacatttttgtttaaattcaaCTAAATTTTTGCCTGCTGCTTTACAATCTCAATCAAATGCTCATTAAACAGTACCATAGAACTTTGCAATCAATTTCAATTATTTCTGTGCTCATAGTGGTTTCTCCATTTCTAAGTCATATtacaaaattaagaaaaaaagaaaaagtctcTCACTGGCACATAAGTTCTTGGTTTGTCTTCTCAGTCCTATCATTCTTAGCCAAGCATTTTTGATTAAGACAGAAATCGAGTTCCTGAAGACTGGTTAGTCAAATGAATGGTCAAAACAAGCTAGAAGATGGCTTGTCATTTTGGAATGTAGCTGAGAGCCACTGAGATCCAACCAACTCAAACCAACTCTTCAATTCTGCTCCTGCCGTTTGGAAGGTGGCACAAGGTGAACAGGCAGTTTGGCCGGAAGCTCGTGCCCCTCGAGCTTTACCTTGATCAGGTGATTCGCAAGTGCAAACTCTTCATCATCCAGATAGCCGTCTTTGTCAACATCTGCCAGATTCCAAACCTTTCCAAGCACTGTGTTTGGCAGCTTGGACTTCACCATCTCCTTCTTAGCCGTGGCACCAGATATCTTCCCATTAATTGGCGAGAGCGTGTAGAATATTTCATCATAGGATGGCTTATCACGGCCCACAATCCATTCCAGCTCATCAATGCCTTCACCTGCGCCTTCTCCATATCCGTGACCAAATGGCCcgttcatggttccctcaaacGCACCACCCTTCACTGACTGGCTGGGCATGGCGGCCTCTTCTTTACGGACCAGCGTCATGAGCTTAGCGATGTCGCTACCTAGCATGTCTTCCACTAACTCCAGCAATTTTGGTTTAAAGACGGGAAATCTGGTGAAGTCCTGAACAGCTAGCAACTCCTGcaaaaaaatgttgtgttgtgtttttatttttaaagaaaagatctttataaaactttaatttattaGATAGTGTCATACCTGCATTTTCTTTAAATTAGGAAAGTCTCCTGGTGAAATGTTGTGCTCTTTCTGAATCTTTTCATATATAGCGCCCAAGTTGTTAATAAGCTCTTTCTTCTTTGAGTCTTTGCCAAATACACTTGGCATCTCTTTCTTCAGAGCACTGATAATGTAAGCATGTACCTAAAAGGAAAGGATTAAATGGACTCGGATTAAATACAAATAGCATTTGTGCAGTTTAGTGTGTCAGAACTACACTTCTCACAAGTATTAAGTTATTTCATAAAGTGAAAATAAGAAGTGAAACTCTGTGAAACCAAAATCTGGTACACACGTATTGGGGTTTAAAGTTCATAAAAATATCCAGATAAAAGGCATTTTCATGGATCAACATATTGAACTTCAACTCTCACAATTAAGGctttaaataactgtttcctatttatatttgaattatattttaagttactccagtcttcagtgtcacatgatcctttagaaatcattctagtatACTCTTTTGGtggtttataaattataaatataattttaaatgcctTTTCTATCATTTTCGATCAATtgaatgtatccttgctgaataaaaaacattaatttattttttaatgttactaaTCCTAAGATTTTGAATGCTAGtgtaaatgtgcaaaaatgtcatattttcacCTTAGCGAGACGTGCTCTTTTGATCAGATCGTTGAGTTTCCGCAGAGCCGCATTCCGGGGAAGACTTTGAATATCGTGGAAGAGGTCCTGCTCCTCTGCTTCAAACAGCTTCCTGTTATCTGCGATCAGAAGTGGCTGAGCCCAAAATGAGCCGATATACACTCGGACCACCTCAGGGGTGTTGATGATCTTCCCCAGTGACCACATGAGGGCACCATACACCCTCATCAGCTGCTGGGTGCTGATCTGGTCAGCTTTGTTCAGAACCACACGCATCTTGTCCTCATGGTTTTTCAGGGCCTTGATCACCTCTGAGAACTCATCAGAAATGTCCAGCTTGTGGGCGTCGAAGAGCAAGATGATTCTGTCCACTCGTTCTGCAAACCACTCAAGAACTGCTGCAAAGTCATAGCCTGCAATTGAGAGAAGTTAGAAAGACGTGCATTAGATTGGGCCCTAAATCAAATCTCTGGAAAGAGGAAGTCAGCAGGGCTGCATGCAACAtgctttattttagaaaagGAGGTCAGGGATAATGGATTTGATTAGAGAAAGCGTCATCTGATCTCAGCAAATTCAGAAAACAGTAGACAGCAACTATAAAGCCATGTattcagagagaaagagatctGCTGCCTGTGAAATCCCCGGTGTATAGGAATTGAAAGGCATTTATCATCATTGTGCACCTATTTATTTTCAGTAGAGAACCTGTGGCGGTACTggctaggaaaaaaaaaaaaaaaaaaaaagggtgatTCCTTAACCCACAAAAATCATGATATAAATTGTGGTTTTTGGACATTTATGAAAAACCACAAGCAGAAgggaaaaatgaaaacaaacaacaacttaaGTTTAAAGTGAAGTGTAAATGCCAAAGATTTGCATCAAAGGAACCATTAACCAAAATCAGCAATAAGACTGTcagaactattaaaaaaaaaaaaatacgaaTATGAggttaatataaatttaaatgaagaaaatgaaaaacaattatttttattatatttattttaaactgctatatttaattctaacacttaaaattaataaaaatgtgccaaagaaaaatagaaacactattttaacaatgattGTAACAAACTGTCATTTTTGAAAgctgcatttaaaacaaaattacttgAAGACATTTATGGGAAAACtacatgcagaaaaaaaaaccccatgAGGTTACAGTAAAGTGTAACCTGTTACAAGGCTGTAAGAACTATAAGGAAAGAAAATATGGTATGGATATGAggcttataaaaaaaatttaaaaaaataatccagTACAAAATCTTTACTTAGCACAATGagggaatttttatttttttatacgtaatgtatagttgatatcaaaaactggatgactagcaatttcttactgctaaattctgaaaaaacagaggtgttaattattggaccaaaaactttTGCATGTAATTACCTAGATGATCACCGTCtaatacttgatggctgctctgtaaattctttgtCATCAGCTAGGAACCTAGGCGTactttttgatagcaatctttccttcgaaaaacatgtttctagcatttgtaaaactgcatttttgcatcttaaaaatatatctaaattatgacctatgctctcaatgtcaaatgcagaaacattaatccatgcgttcatgacctcgaggctagattattgtaatgctttattgggtggttgctctgcacgtttaataaacgcactccagctggttcaaaatgcagcagctatagttcttactagaaccaggaagtataaccacattagcccggttctgtcaacactgcactggctccctattaaacatcatatacattttaagatcttgctaattacctataaggccctgaatggtttggcacctcagtatttgagtgagctTTTATCGCATTAAAGTCCTCCACGTCTGCTGcaatctcaaaactctggccatttgataatacctagaaaaTCAAAATCAATCTGCGGGCAGGAGAtcgttttcctatttagcacccaaactctggaacaatctaccttaCACTGTTCGggaagcagacacactctgtcagtttaaatctagattaaagaaccatctctttaacctggcttacacaaaacacactatcgcatttctataattcaaatccgttaaaggattgttaagctgcattaattaggtcaactggaaccgggaacactccccataacacacgatgtacttgttacatcgtcagaagaatggcatctacgctaatattagtctgtttcttccttattccgaggtcaccgtagccaccagatccagattgtatccagatcagatgatggatcagcacctagagatgacctctacagccctgaacttcagcagagaccaggacacctagatgagccccagagactgatcccaTCGGGACAaaaccacaggaaccagatgagtcctttgcacaatctgactctgctttagcctagatttaaactgctgattttgtctggccaaaggagaatgacactatttcgacacactattttcccGTCTAAATACTATAAAGTtgatataaagccacccagctttatatcaagctgatgtaaagctgcttggacagaatttgcattgttaaaagcgctatacaaataatagtgacttgactacTGACCCAGgaaaacatttatgaaattcagagagaaaaaaaatcaaaaatgatcacaatcaaataaaaaataaaataattacaattataataaaaatttaaaaaaataaaccgcAGTGGTCAGTGAGAGGTGCTTCTGGGAAAACATGTGCTTCAGAGGTGCTTCTGAGCAAAATCTCACATGACCCTACCACACAGAAACTTTTAGTTCCACATTTTAAACTGGATGCCAGCTCATGAACCTATTTCCAGCCATTTGCCGTAAACACACCTTCCCACATGGACAAGCTCCAGTTGCAATAGTAGATGCAAGCGGCCCAATGACATCACAATAGCAACCCACAGCAACACATGGAGCACAAAGGCCTTTGAGCTGCAGTCAGACAGAAATGCTCAAATGGGCTTTCATGCTTAATCCCACACAGACACAACTGCGGCACAGTCTGCTGTGTCTCTGCTGGGACTAGTGGTGAGGAAGCCTCAGGGTCTGTGGCATGACTGCTATGTGTCCATGGTATGCGGGGCACCTTGATCTCAGTATCTGGTTACTGGCTCAACGGGCCCCAGAAGGGACAAAAGGGTCACATGACTTCTTGAGACATATCCTGTAACAATGCCACATTTCTGTTTCTTAACAGCTGTCTCTTTGTGATATTGCTATCTGTATCTACAGTTGTAGTCCGCAGTGAGTTGACATACAGGCCAACTCAGCATTTCCTTCTGATTCTTCCTGTTCACAGATGAATGAGAATGGAGTTCAAGCAAACTATCAGATAGTGACTGTGTGAAATATTGGACAACTCAACAAAATGCAAGTACAAGCTACCAGTCATATGATGACGCATCCCCACCCACAAAATCTTTTCAGTGGTATTAAAAGAGGGAACTGGGAACAATGTGGTCAGGATTATTTTGGCACAATAGTTGTATCCCTACCAACATTAACATTAGGCCAGAGGTTGCTTTTAGATTGGGGATTTatgtacacatttacatttagtcattttgcagacgcttttatccaaagcgacttacaatttggggaacacatgaagcgattcatcttgaagaggcaatccgacaaacgaagtgcttgtaacaccaagtctcaggcattgtttaaataagtacaagctagcaagggaaggaatacattttttttttttttatgtgtaggttgaagtcaagttgTACAGTTGTTGTACAGTGAACAAACTTGCCTGAGCAGCTCTGACATCCTGTTTTTGTTACATCTTCATTTAATAAAGAACAGCATAAACAACTATTATTAGTGGAGAAAgagatatataaatatttccTGTATTACAGAAAATCCACTTAAGATTTTAAACAAAAGAGTGAGCAAGAAAGGAAGTCAGACTTGTTTTACTTGCTTTtcatagcaaaaaaaaacaaacttaaatttacataAGTTCACAATACAAAGTCAGACTCCAAAGATTTGCACGGAATGAACTTATGTATTATTCTAAAACACATCGGCCAAGTTTTCTACAGACATCACACAAAATAAACTAAAGGAAAGTGCATATAATGTACTATAACTATATATGTGAAAGGAAAGAGAAGTGACAAAGAAGAAAGagcactaaaatatattaattgatAAAAGGCAAAGTATTCCTTGAAGAAAGAAATgatcaatcaaaaaaatgtCAGGCTATAAACAAAGTAAATCTCAAAATTATAGATGTGTGGGtgtataaaacaaaatgaaacaaaaccaaaaaaataacagaaaatagaaatgttatcaacgtattaaattattataaaatgttatatatttgacatattctacttaattatttaaattaacattttaaagtaataCAAATTTGATAAAACatagaatatttttattgttgattttggttgttgttaatttattaaatgtaaaaacaagaTAAGCCAGAAAGCACCCAAGGCTGCTGACCTCTGCTGATCCTTTGTTTTTCCCCTGACAGGATGCCTGGAGTATCGATGATACTGATGCTCTCCAAGACGGGGTTGTTTAACTGAGCACACATAAACCTGcatggagaaagagagaatatCATGTCATTCAAGGGAAGTAGAAGAGACCGTAACAGGTTTGGTGAGATTTGAAGCCAAAATATTACACCACTCTCTTTCCCCTCTTTTTCTCATAGTCTGAAAATACTGTGGAGAgcaaaagtaaaaatgtttgaCAAACAGATTTTATgaacatattattatttaatcacatTTGTAGAACGATTGCtcaattttattaaaaccaCAGGAAAATTTTACTTCCTTGTGCAACTACATAAATGTTTCAGTCAGCATGAGATCCGGACTGAAGTTGAAATCTCAAGAACATCGGTCTCAATCTGAAACAACATGAAATGACCTTTGCTTGTACAAAGATGTGGATTTGTTTACGTTGACTAACAGTCTTTCTCCCTGTCAGCCTACAGCACTGCCCAACCGCCTGCGTGCTAATACACATATGCGAATCTCTGTCACAAGACTGAAGCTTACAGCTAGAACTTTCTTAATGAAGCACAGAAACCACTAGAGTGAAGCTGTTTCCCACAGACATCAAAAACAAGACACATATAGGATTAGGACATAGGTTtctctctctaaaaaaaaaaaaaagaaaaccaaaaagcACTATTTACTCAAAATATGCCAATAGCAATTTCTCTCCAAcggttttgtcatttttgaagCTTGTTTAAAGGCAAAACTTTGACGTAGGCCACAAGGGACTGCAAAACTGGATGTTAAAGAAAACTGACAAAAACCCAAGGAAGCTTTATGATTACATTTCATTGTACTTACTGTTTAACAATGCTATTCTGTGTCATCTGATAACGAACTTTAAGAAATTTGGATGATTTGGAAATTTGGATGATTTGGAAATTTGGATGATTTGGAAATTTGGAAGAGAACAGAACATGCAACACTAAAAAAAGATCACCCACCCTTTTCCACCAGGCCAAAGGAGTTACTGGAAGACGCAATGTCACTGCAGTGTAAGGTTTCATAAAATATTGAATACTTAAGTTACtgaaaaataactaaaagaCAATGTGCTGAACAGTCTGCACTATTCAGACAAATTCCCTGTTATGCGAAACAGAGTAATTTCTCAAATTTGAATATGCACGTGAGtttcacattttgaaatattcagAGGTCTGAAAATGGAACCAGTTTACACTGCTTTTATAATCCATAATTTCACAATGACCACAAATAATCACGTGACCAACACTAAGAGTGGAAAAAAGGGAAATATCTTCAGAATGAAacagcattattattatattgttggTTTTATGGTTCTCTATTTGGGACCAAATATTTAATTCTGCTGCATCAGCCttgaactttttttaaacaagcatATGGCAGAGCACTAGTAATCCCAGCCTGCTTCAATCCGCTTGAGTAGACTCAACATCTGACACCACCCAGGAATCTGCTACAGTTATTTTACAGGGAATGTGGAAGCTGTTCAGACTGGCATCACATATGTACTGCACGTGGGTTAAATGTCCTGGTTAGGTGTTGCCTCGTCTACTGTAACTGTGTGATAGAAGGTAAGTTACTTAAGACAAATAGGCTAACAGCTCAAGACAAACTCAAGTTGACGAACATGGCCTGTGTGACACCTGTTCTCAGCATATGCCATGACTCAATCCAACACACTTGGAAACTATGACACACAGCTTTCTAGAAACTGAATAATGACGGAATTACTATGAggtcataattaaaaacaaatggatACTGTAAAGCTCCTTTTGTCTGTCTaagttacaaaaatatacattaaaatgcaattaatatcAAAAGGATTTACACCTATGATgtacattattatatatttcttttttcttaaaaaagggaATAAATtaagtggtaacactttacaataaggtgtcatttgttaacattagttaatgtattaactaacatgcacaaacaatgagcaatgcatttattacactatttattaatctttgttaatgaaaatacagttattcattgtttattcatgttagttcacagtgcattaactaatgttaacaaacacaacttgtgattttaataatgcattagtaaatgctgaaatgaacattaactaatattaataaatgttgtagaagtattattcattcttagttcatgtttactaaagttgttaactaatgttaactaatgaaccttattgtaaagtgttaccaattaagtTTCAGAATAATCTAGATTATAATTGTTACTTTATTGAAAACTATTCTGTTTACAAAAGTAAGCTTGGCATAACCAACATGCAAAAACATCTGTTGCCATGTGAGAGGAAAACCATAAAACAGAGGACCCATTTAGACCCTCATGACTGTTTCaaggtttattaaaataaaataaatgtatattattattattattattatacagtattatgtaaaaaaaaaaatgtgtttctgaaaatgtaaaacGCAAGTAGCCTAATTTAAAAGGCATGTTTTGTTCAGCTAAAATAGAGTAACCctaagaaattatttatatttgtaataaataaatatgccttTGTACTTAAAGGTTACACTATTTGACATTTTAGATTCAAGATATTTGTAGAAAATCTAtgaaagtttgttttgtttgtattcaacaaatacaaaaacgacaagaaaatgtattaaactaGATCATCTCAATTTATCATTGGTTCCTGTGTCAAACATTGGCCcgaggtaaaaaaaataactgagATGCTCGAGTCAGCAACTGCAGTTTTTCTAAAAGTCACTGAAGTAACATGTACTTGAGCGCAATTTCCTGATTCACAAACACAAGGCAAGCCTTCGTTTAACCCACACCACACCTGACGCTCCATATACAGTCACAATTGAGCTTTTTATCAATGGACCCTTAGTGTTACATGATAAATGGGTGTATTACCTATTGAGGAAAGCGTTTCCAAAGGCGTTGAGTTTTCGGAAAGGCTTTTTTGGATCCACAACCAGCGCGTTGCCAGGTATCACGCCTTCCTGTTCGCCGTACATCACCGCTATGAAGGAATCCGTCGTCGGCTCGGGGCCTATCCTCATCCCGGGGAAATCCTGCTCCATCAAATGCCTAATGAAGGTGGTCTTCCCGGTCGAGTACTGTCCCACCAGCAGCACCATGGGCTTGTTGTCAAAGTCAGCATCTTCTAAAGCCGGTGAATGGAAGTCGTGGAAATGATAGGTGTCCTCCAAAGGGAAGAGTTTGGTGCGGTAGAGGCGCTTCAGTCCCTCCGACACGTTTTGGAAAAGTTCTGGGTCTTT harbors:
- the ehd1a gene encoding EH domain-containing protein 1a, which gives rise to MFSWSKREGKKDPELFQNVSEGLKRLYRTKLFPLEDTYHFHDFHSPALEDADFDNKPMVLLVGQYSTGKTTFIRHLMEQDFPGMRIGPEPTTDSFIAVMYGEQEGVIPGNALVVDPKKPFRKLNAFGNAFLNRFMCAQLNNPVLESISIIDTPGILSGEKQRISRGYDFAAVLEWFAERVDRIILLFDAHKLDISDEFSEVIKALKNHEDKMRVVLNKADQISTQQLMRVYGALMWSLGKIINTPEVVRVYIGSFWAQPLLIADNRKLFEAEEQDLFHDIQSLPRNAALRKLNDLIKRARLAKVHAYIISALKKEMPSVFGKDSKKKELINNLGAIYEKIQKEHNISPGDFPNLKKMQELLAVQDFTRFPVFKPKLLELVEDMLGSDIAKLMTLVRKEEAAMPSQSVKGGAFEGTMNGPFGHGYGEGAGEGIDELEWIVGRDKPSYDEIFYTLSPINGKISGATAKKEMVKSKLPNTVLGKVWNLADVDKDGYLDDEEFALANHLIKVKLEGHELPAKLPVHLVPPSKRQEQN